DNA sequence from the Pseudomonas fluorescens Q2-87 genome:
ACACCGAGGCGCATCACCACTTGGCGCACACCCAGCTCGGTGGCGGGCAGCGCTGAGGCTTCCCAACGCGCGCAGAGCTCGGCCATGAAACCATCGCCACGGGTGTCGCTTTCATCGAGACTTTCGCTGGCGTCACGCACGCCGTAGAAACCGATGGCCGAAGCCTGGACCCACAACGCCGGTTTGTGTCGGGCGTTCTTCAGCCAGGTCATCAAGGCTTCGGTGGTACTGACCCGGCTGGCGATGAGTTGCGCCTGGCGTTTGGGGCTCCAGCGCGGACCGGCCACCGGTGCGCCCGCCAGGTTGATCACGACGTCGAAGGTTTCGTCATGGCCCAGTTTGCTCAACGAACGCAGGCAACGGGCGCGTCCATCGAACAGATAGGCCGCTTTCAAGGGATCGCGGGCCAACACGCTGACCGTATGCCCGGCATCAAGCAGTTGATTGACCAGGGCCTCGCCGATAAACCCGGTGCCGCCGGTCACCAACACACGTTTGTAAGCGCCACCGGCGAACGGGTTGGCCGGTTTGCCTTCGCGTTGCATGCGCAGCGCCGCCAACCCGTCACGAATACCCGAGGCTGTCACACCGATGGCGAACAAGGTCAGCAGCCAGCCACGCCAGCCGAAATCGATCGCAACCAGGCCGGTCGGCAGACTCGCCCACTGCGCCAGTTGCACCCCGTACAGCGCGAAGAATGCCCCGCCGTTGACCGCCAACACCGTGTGCATGATGCGTTCGATGGCGGGCAGTTTGCGGGTCCGGTCCTCGACCACGAAATCCCAGAGCGTCAGGCCGATTTCCAGCGCAAACAGCAACCCAATGACAATCGCCCACGTCCCCTGGAAGGCCAGGTGCGCCATGCCCAGGAACAGAATTCCGTAGAAGCACGAGCGCAGGGCGTGGATGGAGAGTTCCAGGCGGGCGCTGTGGCGATAGGGCAGCGCGACGGTGAGTTCGTGGTGATACAGGGTGTCCAGCGCACCGAGGATCGCCTGGGCGATCAACAGCGCGATGGCCAGGTCCAGCAATGAAAAGTCAGGCATGGTGCGAATCACTCGACGCGGTGTCAGGCAGGGAGGTGCGGCGGTCGTGGCGATAGAGCCAGAACAGCGGCGGCAGCAATAGCAGCAGTGCAAGGCTGTCGAGCCACAGGTGCGACCAGACCCGGGCCTGGGCGGAAATCAGCATGTCCTGGGGCGCCCAGAGCAGGATGCCGGCGATTATCCAACCCCAGGGCATCGCGCTTTTCAGTCGATTACCGATGTGCACAAGGGCGAACATGTACAGCGCATAGCTTTGCAATGTGGCACCGAACAAGGCCAGCCACCAGACCTGTTGTTCGCTGGCCGTGGCAGGCACGGCGGCGGCGCCCCAGAAGGTCTGTTCGATGCTGTGCAGGTAGCCATCGAGCAAGCCCGAATGACCCGCCCAGCTCAGCGTGACACCGGCCAGTAGATGCATCAGCGCGGCGGCGTAGAGCCAAATGACCAGGACTTTGCGCAGGGGGTTTGGAGGGGTTGGCATTCCGTGTCCTGAAGGTTTGCTGGAGGTCGCAAGTCTAATGGAAATGGCCGAGGGTTTACTTGGATTATTAGGTAGCGTCAGGCTGACATGCCTGTGGTGAATTGAAGACCGTCTTCGCGAGCAAGCCCGCTCCCACACGGGATCTGTGTCGAACCGAAATATTGAGATCAACACCGATCAACTGTGGGAGCGGGCTTGCTCGCGAAAACGCCAGCCCAGACAACCCAAACCCCATGGCTCAGCGCTGCATCCCCCAGCGCTTCACCGTCACCCGCTCCAGACTGTCGAACACCAGGTTCTCTACCAACAACCCAATCAAGATCACCACCGCCAACCCGGCAAACACCTTATCGGTATACAACTCATTGCGGTTCTGGAAGATGTACCAGCCCAGGCCGCCCTTGCCGCTGGTGGCGCCGAAGACCAGTTCGGCGGCGATCAAGGTGCGCCAGGCAAAGGCCCAGCCGATTTTCAGCCCGGCGAGGATCGACGGCAGCGCGGCCGGGATCAGGATGAACAGCACAAAACGCAGGCCCTTGAGCCCATAGTTGCGGCCGGCCATGCGCAGCGTTTCCGATACGCCGAGAAAACCCGCATACATGTTCAGCGCCAACGCCCACAGCACCGAATGCACCAGCACGAAAATCAGGCTGTTCTGTCCGAGGCCAAACCACAGCAACGCCAGCGGCAGCAGAGCGATGGCCGGCAAGGGGTTGAACATCGACGTCAGGGTGCTGAGCAAATCACGGCCCAATTGGGTCGATACCGCCAGGGTGGTCAGGCCAAACGCCAAGACGATACCCAGCAAGTAGCCCTTGATCAGCACCACCAGGGAAATCCACACCTTGCCCAGCAGTTCGCCGCTGAGCAAACCGTCGTACAACGCGCTGGCGGTTTGCAGGAAGCCCGGCAGCAGCAAATCATTGTTCTGGTAGCGGGCCACGCCCTCCCACACCAACGCCAGCAGCAACAGGATCAGGCTTTTACGCAGCCAGCCCTGTTGCCAGAGGCGCTGGCCCAAGGGCAGCTCTCGCTCCAGGGGCACATGGGTCAAAGGTTGCAGGTCGACTTCGTATTCTTCGCGCGCGGGCGATAGATGGCTCATGGAAAATCCCCTTAATACGCGATACGAATGTCGGTGAAGTCCAGCTCACGCTCGGCTTCCGCCGGCTGGCCTTCATTGAACAGCAGCCGATGGATGCGCTGCGCGGTGTGCTGGAACGCCACGCCACCGAGGCTGTGCAAGTCGTACTGATGGCTGTGGATCTCTGCCCGCACACGTCCCGGATGGGGTGATAGCAACAGGATGCGATTGCCCACCACCAACGCCTCTTCGATGGAGTGGGTGACGAACAGCAGCGTGAAGCGCACCTCTTCCCAGAGCAGCAGCAATTCTTCCTGCATCTTGCGTCGGGTCAGCGCATCGAGGGCGGCGAAGGGTTCGTCCATCAACAGGATTTTCGGTTGCATCGCCAATGCCCGGGCAATGGCGACCCGGGCCTTCATGCCGCCGGACAAGGTGTGGGGATACGCATCGGCAAACGCCGCGAGCCCGACCTTGTCCAGGTAATGCAACGCCCGCTCCTCGGCCTCGCGACGCTTGAGGGTATGGGACGCCAGCAGCGCGAACATCACGTTCTGCTTCACGGTTTTCCACGGCGGCAGTTGATCGAATTCCTGGAACACCACGATCCGGTCCGGCCCTGGCGCGCGGACGGCCTGGCCTTGCAAACGAATCTCGCCTTCGCAGGGCGCGATGAAACCGCCGATGGCCTTGAGCAAGGTGGACTTGCCGCAACCGGACGGGCCGAGCAAGACAAAACGGTCCGCCGGGTCGACCTCGAAACTCACCTGGTGGGTAGCCCGCACCACACGCTGCGGGGTGCGGTATTCCAGGCTGACGTTATCCACCGACAGCAACGCCGTGCCGGTGGCAGTGGGATTGCTGGCCGCGTGGCCTTGCAATGGCGCGTTCATGACAATCAGCTCCCCTGCAACGGTTTGGCGTCCTGGAAGAAATAGTCCTCCCACGACGCCGGCTTGTTCTTGATTGCGCCGACGCGGTAGAGGAACTCCGCCAGCGGGTAGGTGTTTTTCGGCGTGACGGTGAATTCGATCTGCGGGTTGTCGATGATTTTCAGCAGGGTCGCCCGGTCGATCTTGGCCTTCGTCACGCGCAGGTAGGTATCCGCCGCCGCGCCTTTGTCCTTCTGTGCGAACTCCGCCGCCTCGGTCAGCGCCTCGACGAACGCCTTGTAGGTCTTCGGGTTTTCATCGCGGAATTTCTCCGTGGCGAACAGCACCGTGGGTGAGTTCGGCCCGAGCACGTCATACGAATTGAGCACTACATGGACGCTGGGATTTTGCAGCGCCTGGTCCTGGAACGGCGGGTTGGAAAAATGCCCGGTCAACTCGGTGCCGCCAGCAATCAACGCCGCCGTGGCGTCCGGGTGGGGAACGGCCAGGGTGTATTTGTCGAGGCGGTTGAATTCCTTGTCTCCCCACTGCTTCGCGGCGGCGTACTGCAGGAAACGCGACTGCACCGAAACGCCCACCGCTGGCACCGCGATACGGTCCTGTTCGGTGAAGTCGGCGATGGTCTTGACCTTCGGGTTGTTGCTCAGCAGGTAATAGGGGAAGTTGCCCAGGGAGGCCACTGCCTTGACGTTCTGCTTGCCATGGGTGCGGTCCCAAATGGTCAGCAACGGCCCGACGCCGGCCCCGGCAATGTCGATGGAACCCGACAGCAGCGCATCGTTGACCGCCGCGCCGCCGGACAATTGGGTCCAGTCGACCTTGATGTCGATGCCTTCTTGCTTGCCATATTTTTCGATCAGTTGTTGATCACGAACGACGTTCAGCAGCAGGTAAACGATGCCGAACTGTTCGGCGATGCGAATCTCGCCCTCGGCGTGGGCGCTGGGAGGCGCCACCAGGCTGCCGGCCAGCAAACTGAACCCTAGGCCGATGGCCGCGGCCAGCGGTGCAAAAGCAATGCGTTTGGACATGGTGATTCTCCAAGCTCTTTGCGCCAGGCGCAGCCGATCAGAAAGGGGCATCGCCCTGGATGGTGGTGCGATACAGCTTGCGGCGCAGATGGCTCGGGCAACCGGCGGCCAGGTGGATCAGCGAACGGTTGTCCCAAAACACCAAGTCATGGGGCTGCCATTGATGGCGATAGATGTTTTGCGGCAACACGCTGTGGGCATACAGCTCGGCCAGCAACGCTGCACTTTCATCCTCCGGCAGGCCGACGATACGGGTGGTGAAACCCTCGCTGACGAACAACGCCTTGCGCCCGGTTTCCGGGTGGGTGCGCACGATCGGATGGACGACTTCGGCGACCTGGGCCAGTTGCTCCGGTGTCAGCGTTGGACGCCAGTTGCCTTCGAATTTGGTTTCGCTGTAGCGCGCCGTGTAGGAATGCGCCGCCGAACGGCCTTCCACCGCCTTGCGCAACGCTTCGGGCAAGCCTTCCCAGGCTTTGTGCATGTCGGCAAACAGCGTGTCACCGCCTTCGCTTGGCAGCTCCTGGGCATGGAGCATCGAGCCCAGGCTGGGGAGCTCTTTGTAGGAGAGGTCCGAATGCCAGAATTTTCCAGCGTCACCGAGGCCGATGGATTGGCCGTTTTCGATGATGTTGAAAACGATGAGGATTTCCGGATGCTCGGCCAACAGGAACTGCTTGAGCACATGGACTTGCAACACGCCAAAACGGCGGCTGAAGGCGATTTGTTGTTCGGGGGTGATGCGCTGGTCGCGGAACACGACGACGTGATAGTCCAGGTGCGCGCGATGGATGCGGGCAAAGTCCTGGTCATTGATTGGTCGGGACAGATCCAGCCCAACGATCTCGGCGCCGACGGCACCGCTGAACGGGCGGACCTCGAACGGCTGTGGCGCGATGCTTTGGGTATTTGAATCTGGTGAATAAGAGACGGCTGGCATACATCACTCCCACGCACGGCGCGCTTGAACAGGCGCGCATCGATCAAAATCTCACGGGGTTACCGTGTCGGTTTGTGTCGTGCGGCGCGCCGATTGGTCGGCAGGTACGCAGGGGGATGACTTTAAGGGTATAAGAATTGAAATTTAAATACCGTTAATGAATAACGATATTGCTTTTGACTTGAGATGCAAAAACAAATTTGAAAAGCGACACCAACCCGTGGCGAGGGAGCTTGCTCCCGCTTGAGTGCGAAGCGCTCATCGCTTTTTTTGGGGCCGCTGCGCGACCCAGCGGGAGCAAGCTCCCTCGCCACACAAAAGCGGCCCTGTCACCGATTGGTAGGGGGGATTAGCGCTCGTGCAACGCCTCGGCCCGGGCCTTGATGATTGGCTTGAGCAGGTAGCTGAGCACAGTTTTCTTGCCGGTGATGATGTCCACCGACGCCACCATGCCAGGAATGATCAGCAGTGGCTTTTCATCGGTGCCCAGGTGGCTGCGTTCGGTGCGCAGTTTGATGATGTAGTAGGTGGTTTTCTTGTCTTCATCAGTGATGGTATCGGCACCGATCTGTTCCAGCTTGGCTTTCAGGCCGCCGTAGATGGTGTAGTCATACGCGGTGAATTTCACCGTGGCGTCCTGGCCAGGGTGCAGGAAAGCGATGTCTTGGGGACGGATTTTCGCCTCCACCAGAATGGTGTCGTCCAACGGCACGATCTCCACCAGGTCGCTGCCGGGTTGGATCACCCCGCCGATGGTGTTCACCAGCAACTTGTTGACGATGCCGCGCACCGGAGACGTCACCAGGGTACGGCTCACCCGATCTTCGAGGGCCTTGCCGGTGGCCTGGGCCTTGTTCAGATCGGTGCGCGCCTCGTTGAGCTGGGTCAGGGCTTCGCTACGGAATTTGCCGCGGGTTTCGTCGATCTTGCGCTGCACTTCCTTGATCGCCGATTCGGCACGAGGAATCGCCAGCGTCGTGGCGTCCAGTTGCCCACGGGTTTCGACCTCGGCGCGCTTGAGCCGCAGCACTTCCACCGGCGACACCGCGCCTTGGGCCACCAACGGCTCGGACATGTTGATTTCCTGACGTTGCAGCGCCAGGCCGGAGCGGTACTGCGACTGTTTGGAAACGAACTCGCGCAGTTCCTGCTGGCGCTGGATCAATTGTTCCTGCAAGCCGCCGATCTCATCGTGCAGTTGCTGGCGGCGGCTGAGGTACAGCGATTCTTCGCTGGCAGCCTGGCGTGGTACGGCCTTGAGTACATCAATGGGGAAATTCAGCGGCCGGTCATCCACCTCGGCGCTCAGACGCTCGACGCGCAACAGCATGGCCTGGCGATCGGCTTCGGTTTCGCCCACGTTGGAGACAAACCGCGTGTCGTCCAGACGAATCAACGGCGCGCCCGCGTCGACGATCTGCCCTTCCTTGACGAACAGCTCGGCGACGATCCCGCCCTCCAGGTTCTGGATTTTCTGGATCTTGGACGATGGAATCGCCTTGCCGTCGCCCTTGGTTACTTCATCGATCACGGCGAAGTTCGCCCAGAGCATCAGGAACACAAAGAAGCCGATGATTCCCCAGATGGTCAGGCGCACCACACGCGGGGCGTCTTCGATCAGCGCCTTGTTGACCTCGGGCAGTGGTTGTCCATGCAACGAGGCAGAGCCTTTGAAGTAGCGGCCTACGGAATCCTTGAAGCCCGACTTAAGCAACATTGATCTGCCCCTTCTTCAATGCTTCCATGACGGCCGCTTTCGGGCCGTCGGCCAGGATCTGTCCACGGTCGATCACCAGCAGGCGGTCTACCAGCGACAACAAGGATGCCCGGTGCGTTACCAGCAACACTGTCTTGTTTTCCACCACGGCGGCCAGGCGCTGTTTCAAGCGTTCTTCACCGGTGTTGTCCATGGCGCTGGTGGGCTCGTCCAGCAACAGGATGGGCGGGTTGAGCAGCAGCGCACGGGCCAGGGCGACGTTCTGGCGCTGGCCACCGGACAGGTTCTGCCCGCGCTCGCCGACTTGCAGTTCATAGCCTTGCGGATGCAGGCGGGCAAATTCATGCACCCCCGCCAGTTCCGCCGCCTGGAGCACCAGTTCGTCTTCGACGTAACGAGCACCGGACGTGAGATTGTCCCGCAGGGTACCGGCCAGCAACTGGATGTCTTGGGGCACGTAACCGACGTTGTAGCGCAGTTCGCTGACATCGATCTGGCGGATGTCCACGCCGTCCACCAGCAGGGCACCGTCGTCAGGTTGGTATAGGCCCACCAACAGCTTGGCCAGGGAACTCTTGCCCGAACCGCTGCGGCCGATGATGCCGATCTTCTCGCCTGGCTTGATCACCAGGTTGATGTTTTTCAGCGCAGCGTTCTGCTGGTTCGGGTAGGTGAAATTCAACTGGCGACATTCAATGGCGCCCTGCAGCACCTTGCGGCTCAGCGGACGCTCTTCGAAATTGCGCTCCTGGGGCAGCTCCATCATCTGGTCGACCGAAGTCATGGTCACCCGCGCCTGCTGGTAACGGGTGAGCAAGCCCGACAGCGACGCCAGTGGGCTCAGGGCGCGACCGCTGAGCATGTAGCAGGCGATCAGCCCACCCATGCTCAGGTTACCGGCGATGATCTGGTAGACGCCGAAGACAATCATGATCACGCCGGCCAGTTGCTGAATCAGCAAGGTGATGTTCATCGCCAGGCCGGACAGCATCTTGACCCGCAATTCGAGGCGGCTGAGGGTACCGATGGTCTGTTCCCACTGGTATTGGCGCTCGCTCTCGGCGTTGTTGACCTTGACCGCGTCCAGGCCGGCCAGGGTTTCGATCAGGCTGGACTGGCGCTCGGCACCCAGGGCCATGGTTCGCTCCATGGTTGCCACCAGGGGCTTTTGCAGCGCATAACCGATCAACAGCGCAATCGGGAAAGCCAGCACCGGAATCCACACCAGGTGCCCGCCAAGAATCGCGATAACCATGAAAATCAACAGCGTGAACGGCAAGTCGATCAGGCTGGTGAGGGTCAGCGAGGCAAGGAAATCGCGCAGGCTTTGGAATTCATGGATGTTCTGGGCAAAGCTGCCGACCCGCGCGGGGCGGTATTTCATGGCCATGCCGACGATGCGCTCGAACAGCGTCGCCGAAATGATCAGGTCGGTCTTCTTGCCGGCCAGGTCCAGGCACAAGCTACGCAGCATCTTCAGGATCAGATCGAACACGTAGGCGCCGGTAATGCCGACAGCCAGTACCCACAGGGTCGATTCGGCCTGGTTCGGCACCACGCGGTCGTAGACGTTCATCACGAACAGCGGCGCAGCCATGGCGATGATGTTGATCAGCAGGCTGGCGGCAATGGCATCGGCGTATAGCCAGCGGGAACGCTTGAGGGTGTCGCGAAACCATGAACGCGCCCGGGGAATCAGCGTGCCGTGGTTCACGTCAAATTTATGTTGGGGTTGGGCGAAGAAGACTTTGCCGCTGTAGTCGTCGGCCAGCAGTTCGCGACTGACGGTCACTTCGCCGCCATCGCTTTCGCTGAGCAGCAGCCGCGCCTGGTCGTCACCGACCCAGCCCAGCAGGACGGCGCTGCGGCCGTCCTTGAGCAGCAACAAGGCCGGCATGGCAATGGGCGGGATCTGCTCGAGCTTGCGTTGCAGCACTCGGCCTTGAAGACCGGCACGGGCCGCCGCACGCGACAATAAATCGACGCTCAGCCGCTGCTTGGGCAACGGCAGGCCGGTGGTGAGCATCGCCGCGCTGGCCGGCTTCTGATGGAGCATGCAGAGCGCCAACAAACCGTCCAGCAACGGGTCGTCGTGCAGCGTGCGCGGATCATGGATGAGTTCGACTGGACTGACTTCTGATTCCACGCTCTGCACTCTTTACTGGTCGAAACCGGATGGATGGATCAATTCATCCCAGGCAACTGGACCTTGGGTTTCATGTCGTTCTGCACAACCGATGCCAACGGCGCGACCACGCCCTGGCTTTTAAGCAACTGGCCCATGGTCGCCTTGATCCGGTATTGGGTGAACAGCTGAACGTTCTTGATTTCCGCCAAGCGGCGGGACGCACTGAACAGCTCGTTTTCGCTGTCGAGCAAGTCGAGCAGGGTCCGCTCGCCGAGGCTGAACTGCCGTTGGTAGGCGGTGCGCACGCTGGTGCTGTGATCCACGTACTGCTGAGCGATCGGTACCTGGGCATTGGCGTTGTTCAAGGCGTTCCAGGCCAGGCCCAACTCTTCAGTCAATTGGCGCAGCGCATTGTTACGGATGTCCAGCGCCTGATTGGACAGGTACGACTTGGATTCCAGGTCGGCCTTGTTGCTGCCGCCGGCATACAGGTTGAAACGCATGCGCAGCATGGCTTGCCATTCATTGTTGTGGCCGTTCTGACCGTCCAGGTCATTGTCCGCGGTGCGGCCCAGCTCGGCGTCAAAGCGTGGATAGAAGCTGGACTTGGCGGCTTGGTACTGCTGCTCGGCGGCGGCGATGTCCGACTCGGCGGAACGCAGTACCGGGCTGTTTTCCAGCATCTGCGCGCGGGCCTCGGTCAGGTTGGCAGGCAGCAGCGCCATGAAATCGGCGGGGCGTTCCAGCTGATCGGGCAGTTGACCGACGGCGCTGAGGAAGTTGGTTTCGGCATCGGCCAGGTTGGTCTGCTCGGTGATCAGGTTGTTGCGAGCCTGGGCCATGCGCGCTTCGGCCTGGTCCAGGTCGGCACCGCTGCCTACGCCACGGGAAGTGCGCAGCTTGATCTGGTCGAAGATGCGTTCGTGGCTCTTGAGGTTTTCCTCGGCCAGGCGCACGAACTCACGGCGGGTCAGCACGTCCAGGTACACCTGGGCAACGGTCAGACCGGTGCGCTCGGATGCGTCCAGCAACGAATAGGCGCGGGCATTGACGGTGGCTTGCTGACGCCCCACTTCGCTGGACGTCGCAAAACCGTCAAAAACCATTTGCGTCAGGCGCAGGCTCGACTCGCTGCGATTCAGGGTTTCCCAATGATTATTGCCGCCTGACCGGGTGGTGACGCTGTCGGTGCCTTCACGGCCGTATCCGGCTGCGAGGTCCACTCTAGGCAGGTAGCCGCCCTTGGCCGCCTTGAGTTGATAGTCCGCCGCCAGGCGACTGTTCACCCCGGCCTGGATTTCAGGATGAACATCCAGCGCCTGTTGCATGGCCTGCGGCAAGGTTTGTGCTTGTACGAAACTGGCGGCGAGGGCAAAGGGTAAAACCATGAACAGGTGCGAACGCATTGGGGTTTTCTTCCTGAAACACTTGTCTTGGATCACAGCGAAACATGGCGCTGCATCGGATGATGGCAACCGGAATGACCGTATGTCGGAAAGTTCGAAACAGGAACTGAATCACGCACCGAAAGAACAGGTCGCCGCTTAAATATCAATGTGACATTACGGAAGCGATTGTTTAGGATGGCCAGCAGAAGGTCAATAGTTTGGCATAAACAAACTTCAGTCGCTTTTCGAGCCAAAATATTGACAAGTCACGGCGTCAAAATACTTTTCCCATTTAGCTAATAGATAACGTCCAGACCGCTACGGCCGCCGGCTGTCGGGTCCATGGAAGTCTACTGAACGTGGTACCCGGAGAGTCTTCAATGAGCAGTGTTATTGCCGTTGTCAAAAGCATTGTTGGTCAGGTTTTCGTCGTTTCCCCCGAGGGCATTCGGCGCGTACTCATTGAAGGTGATCGCCTGAACGTAGGCGACCAACTGGACACCGGCCCTGCCGGCGCCGTCACGCTGGAACTGGCTGATGGCCGCACCCTGGACCTGGGTCGCGACACGCAGTGGAGTGCCAGCGCTCCGGATTCCACCACCAATCTTGAGCAGGCCACCGCCCAGGCCGCGCCATCGGTAGATGAGCTGCAACAAGCCATCGCCGCCGGTGCCGACCCGACCACCGCCCTGGAAGCTACCGCCGCCGGCGCAACGGCCGCAGGCACAGGTGCTGCCGGTGGCGGTCACAGCTTCGTAGCGCTGGATGCCACCGCAGGCAGCGTCGACCCGACCATTGGCTTCCCAACGGCCGGCTTGACGACGGCCGCAGCTGCCAACACCAACATCACCGGCCTGGACACAAACGCCAACACCACCGCCAACGCGGTGCTCAATTCGACGCTGACCTTGAGCGCCACGCCGACCCTGACCGAGGCCGGTGGCGTGCTGGTCTACACCGCGACTGTCACCCAGGCGGCCCAGACCGACCTGACCGTGACCTTATCCAACGGCTCCGTGATCGTGATTCCCGCCGGGCAAACCACCGGCAGCGTCAACGTCCCGCTGGCGCCGAACGATACCGTCTATAACGACCCAAGCCAGATCAGCGTGACCGTGACCGGTACCACCGGCGGCACCGGCATTGCCGTGACCCTGCCCACCACGCCGGCCGTGACCCAGATCACCGACACCATCGATACCACCACCGTCACCCTGTCGGCAGGCAACACCGTCACCGAAGGCGGTTCGATTGTTTACACCGCGACGTTGACCAACCCGGCTCAGACTCCGGTTACCGTGACGTTGAGCAATGGCTCGGTTATCACCATCGCTGCAGGCCAGACCACCGGCACCGTTAATGTTGAGACGCCAGCCAATGACGTCTACAACAACGGCAGCACTGTCAGCACCACCATCACTGGCGCGACCGGTGGCAATTTTGAAAATCTGGTGCCAAGCACTACGCCTGCGGTCACCACGATTACCGATTCGGCTGACGCCACGGGCCTGACCCTGACCGCCAGCAACGCCATCACCGAAGGCGGTTCGATTGTTTACACCGCGACGCTGACCAACCCGGCTCAGACTCCGGTGACTGTGACCTTGAGCAATGGCTCGGTTATCACCATCGCTGCGGGCCAGACCACCGGCACCGTGGCTGTCGAAACCCCGGCCAATGACGTCTACAACAACGGCAGCACTGTCAGCACCACCATCACTGGCGCGACTGGTGGCAACTTTGAAAACCTGGTGCCAAGCACTACGCCTGCTGTTACCACGATTACCGATTCGGCTGACACCACAGGCCTGACCCTGACCGCCAGCAACACCATCACCGAAGGCGGTTCGATTGTTTACACCGCGACGTTGACCAACCCGGCTCAGACTCCAGTTACCGTGACGTTGAGCAATGGCTCGGTTATCACCATCGCTGCGGGCCAGACCACCGGCACCGTGGCTGTCGAAACCCCGGCCAATGACGTCTACAACAACGGCAGCACTGTCAGCACCACCATCACAGGCGCGACCGGTGGCAACTTTGAAAACCTGGTGCCAAGCACTACGCCTGCTGTTACCACGATTACCGATTCGGCTGACACCACGGGCCTGACCCTGACCGCCAGCAACACCATCACCGAAGGCGGGTCGATTGTTTACACCGCGACGTTGACCAACCCGGCTCAGACTCCGGTGACTGTGACCTTGAGCAATGGCTCGGTTATCACCATCGCTGCGGGCCAGACCACCGGCACCGTGGCTGTCGAAACCCCGGCCAATGACGTCTACAAC
Encoded proteins:
- a CDS encoding TIGR01777 family oxidoreductase; its protein translation is MPDFSLLDLAIALLIAQAILGALDTLYHHELTVALPYRHSARLELSIHALRSCFYGILFLGMAHLAFQGTWAIVIGLLFALEIGLTLWDFVVEDRTRKLPAIERIMHTVLAVNGGAFFALYGVQLAQWASLPTGLVAIDFGWRGWLLTLFAIGVTASGIRDGLAALRMQREGKPANPFAGGAYKRVLVTGGTGFIGEALVNQLLDAGHTVSVLARDPLKAAYLFDGRARCLRSLSKLGHDETFDVVINLAGAPVAGPRWSPKRQAQLIASRVSTTEALMTWLKNARHKPALWVQASAIGFYGVRDASESLDESDTRGDGFMAELCARWEASALPATELGVRQVVMRLGVVFGPGGALLPLLIPFRLGFGGRMGDGRQIMSWVHRDDVIAVIACAFNDDSLSGTYNLVAPETVSQALFAERVGKILKRPVWFHIPAAPVRVLAGEMAQLFFDGQRVVPSRLTEAGYTFRYPTLDAALRDLA
- a CDS encoding ABC transporter permease — protein: MSHLSPAREEYEVDLQPLTHVPLERELPLGQRLWQQGWLRKSLILLLLALVWEGVARYQNNDLLLPGFLQTASALYDGLLSGELLGKVWISLVVLIKGYLLGIVLAFGLTTLAVSTQLGRDLLSTLTSMFNPLPAIALLPLALLWFGLGQNSLIFVLVHSVLWALALNMYAGFLGVSETLRMAGRNYGLKGLRFVLFILIPAALPSILAGLKIGWAFAWRTLIAAELVFGATSGKGGLGWYIFQNRNELYTDKVFAGLAVVILIGLLVENLVFDSLERVTVKRWGMQR
- a CDS encoding ABC transporter ATP-binding protein encodes the protein MNAPLQGHAASNPTATGTALLSVDNVSLEYRTPQRVVRATHQVSFEVDPADRFVLLGPSGCGKSTLLKAIGGFIAPCEGEIRLQGQAVRAPGPDRIVVFQEFDQLPPWKTVKQNVMFALLASHTLKRREAEERALHYLDKVGLAAFADAYPHTLSGGMKARVAIARALAMQPKILLMDEPFAALDALTRRKMQEELLLLWEEVRFTLLFVTHSIEEALVVGNRILLLSPHPGRVRAEIHSHQYDLHSLGGVAFQHTAQRIHRLLFNEGQPAEAERELDFTDIRIAY
- a CDS encoding ABC transporter substrate-binding protein, whose amino-acid sequence is MSKRIAFAPLAAAIGLGFSLLAGSLVAPPSAHAEGEIRIAEQFGIVYLLLNVVRDQQLIEKYGKQEGIDIKVDWTQLSGGAAVNDALLSGSIDIAGAGVGPLLTIWDRTHGKQNVKAVASLGNFPYYLLSNNPKVKTIADFTEQDRIAVPAVGVSVQSRFLQYAAAKQWGDKEFNRLDKYTLAVPHPDATAALIAGGTELTGHFSNPPFQDQALQNPSVHVVLNSYDVLGPNSPTVLFATEKFRDENPKTYKAFVEALTEAAEFAQKDKGAAADTYLRVTKAKIDRATLLKIIDNPQIEFTVTPKNTYPLAEFLYRVGAIKNKPASWEDYFFQDAKPLQGS
- a CDS encoding TauD/TfdA dioxygenase family protein, yielding MPAVSYSPDSNTQSIAPQPFEVRPFSGAVGAEIVGLDLSRPINDQDFARIHRAHLDYHVVVFRDQRITPEQQIAFSRRFGVLQVHVLKQFLLAEHPEILIVFNIIENGQSIGLGDAGKFWHSDLSYKELPSLGSMLHAQELPSEGGDTLFADMHKAWEGLPEALRKAVEGRSAAHSYTARYSETKFEGNWRPTLTPEQLAQVAEVVHPIVRTHPETGRKALFVSEGFTTRIVGLPEDESAALLAELYAHSVLPQNIYRHQWQPHDLVFWDNRSLIHLAAGCPSHLRRKLYRTTIQGDAPF
- a CDS encoding HlyD family type I secretion periplasmic adaptor subunit; the encoded protein is MLLKSGFKDSVGRYFKGSASLHGQPLPEVNKALIEDAPRVVRLTIWGIIGFFVFLMLWANFAVIDEVTKGDGKAIPSSKIQKIQNLEGGIVAELFVKEGQIVDAGAPLIRLDDTRFVSNVGETEADRQAMLLRVERLSAEVDDRPLNFPIDVLKAVPRQAASEESLYLSRRQQLHDEIGGLQEQLIQRQQELREFVSKQSQYRSGLALQRQEINMSEPLVAQGAVSPVEVLRLKRAEVETRGQLDATTLAIPRAESAIKEVQRKIDETRGKFRSEALTQLNEARTDLNKAQATGKALEDRVSRTLVTSPVRGIVNKLLVNTIGGVIQPGSDLVEIVPLDDTILVEAKIRPQDIAFLHPGQDATVKFTAYDYTIYGGLKAKLEQIGADTITDEDKKTTYYIIKLRTERSHLGTDEKPLLIIPGMVASVDIITGKKTVLSYLLKPIIKARAEALHER